One window of Populus nigra chromosome 5, ddPopNigr1.1, whole genome shotgun sequence genomic DNA carries:
- the LOC133693803 gene encoding uncharacterized protein LOC133693803, with translation MVDVDRRMTGLNPAHIAGLRRLSARAAAPSTTTTLPARNSLLSFSSLADKVITHLRNSGIQVQPGLTDSEFARSEAEFGFAFPPDLHAVLSAGLPVGAGFPDWRSAGARLHLRASLDLPIAAICFQIARNTLWSKSWGPRPSDPEKALRIARNSLKRAPLLIPIFNHCYIPCQPSLAGNPIFFVDENRIFCCGLDLSDFFDREYLFRSSKSDPIIIKKQKSVSEKSTGLSNNPSRKSLDTGLVNGSRTPRWVEFWSDAVVDRRRRNSASSSSGSSSPERFFEMPRSEIPRWVGDYIQQIGSVLREGGWRESDIDEMVQVSASGFFEGEMVILDNQAILDALLLKVDRFSDSLRKAGWSSEEVSDALGFDFRAEKERKPVKTLSPELVEKIGKLAESVSR, from the coding sequence ATGGTAGACGTGGACCGGAGAATGACCGGCCTTAACCCGGCCCATATTGCCGGTTTACGCCGTCTCTCTGCTCGAGCCGCTGCCCCATCAACTACAACAACACTCCCTGCTCGCAACAGcctcctttctttctcttcattaGCTGATAAAGTAATAACCCATTTGCGCAATTCTGGTATCCAAGTCCAGCCCGGTCTTACCGATTCTGAATTCGCTCGATCCGAAGCTGAGTTCGGCTTCGCTTTCCCACCTGACCTCCACGCCGTCCTCTCTGCTGGCCTCCCTGTCGGCGCAGGATTCCCCGACTGGCGTTCTGCAGGTGCACGCCTCCACCTACGCGCCTCTCTAGACCTTCCTATCGCCGCTATATGCTTCCAAATTGCACGAAACACTTTATGGTCGAAATCTTGGGGCCCGAGACCTTCCGACCCGGAAAAAGCCTTACGGATCGCTAGAAATTCGCTTAAAAGAGCCCCTCTTTTGATTCCCATTTTTAACCATTGTTACATTCCTTGTCAACCATCATTAGCGGGTAACCCGATTTTCTTTGTCGATGAAAATCGGATCTTTTGCTGCGGGTTGGACCTATCAGACTTTTTTGACCGTGAATATCTTTTCCGGAGCTCGAAATCTGACccgattattataaaaaagcaaaagtCTGTTAGTGAGAAATCTACTGGTTTATCCAATAATCCCTCGCGGAAGAGTTTGGATACGGGTCTGGTAAACGGGTCGAGGACACCCAGATGGGTGGAGTTTTGGAGTGACGCGGTGGTGGACAGGAGAAGGAGGAATTCAGCATCGTCTTCGTCGGGATCTTCGTCGCCGGAACGGTTTTTTGAGATGCCAAGATCCGAAATACCGAGATGGGTGGGGGATTATATACAGCAAATCGGGTCGGTTTTGAGAGAAGGCGGGTGGAGGGAGTCCGACATCGATGAAATGGTTCAAGTATCAGCTTCGGGTTTCTTTGAGGGTGAAATGGTAATTTTAGATAATCAAGCAATCCTAGATGCTTTGCTTTTGAAAGTGGATCGGTTTTCGGACTCGCTCCGCAAAGCTGGGTGGAGCTCCGAGGAAGTATCGGATGCTTTGGGGTTTGATTTTAGAGCAGAGAAGGA